The genomic stretch TGTGACCAAGCGGCTAAAAAAAGCGATAGCTAAAGCAAATAAAACTGCTTGTTTGATCTGGGTAATTTGTGCACACGAGAGGAGGCGAGCCAAACCCCCGGCACTTGCTCAATAGTTGTGGCTGCTTCCTTCCGGACCTGACCAGGTTGGCTATCTTACAATGCGGGGAGGCCCGCCAAATGGTATTTTACATCAAGTCGCTATTTTGGGGCGAACTGAAAATGAATTTATAAGCGCGCCCAGTTGCGCTATAATCCGCCACCTCGGAGAGATGGATGAGTGGTTTAAGTCACCACCCTGGAAAGGTGGCACAGGGTTATCCCTGTCGCGAGTTCGAATCTCGCTCTCTCCGCCAGGTTTTTTTACACAAATCTACGCATAGAGCCTGTTACTACGCCGATAATCGCAATTCTTTCAGCGTCAGCAAAATTAATCGCTTCGCAGTTGATATTGCCAGGTAGTAATTGTTGTTGGGCTAAGTACTTCACAGTAAATTCACCATCGACCTCTGCCAGTACAATATGACCCATGCTAGGCTCTAATGAACGGTCCACAATGACAACGTCACCATCTGTAATGCCTGCATTAAGCATTGAGTCGCCTTTTACCCGAACGAAGTAGGTTGCCATTGGGTTTTTCACTAGCAATTCATCAGCGCTAAGCCTTGCTTCAATACGCATGGGGCTGGTAACACTGGCTGATGCTACTTGATTGTAAAGCGGAATGTATGCACTTTTATTAGATGCGCGTGTATAAATCTCCGCAACATTGTTTGTGTGTTTGCGGTTGTAGCTGCTAATGAAATTTAATGGATTCATGTTTTTCACCCTTCATTGTCTTTGTTGTACGTTCGTACAGTTGAGTGAATATTAAGGATTTGAATGAGCTTTGTCTATCACTTTTGTAATAAAAATTTAAACGACTTACGAGAATATGGTGAGGATGCCTTGCTTTATAGGGTTGTGGCCCCATATAACAATAGAAAAAAGTTTGATGATATGTTGTGTTGATGAGTTTGGTGCGCAAAAGAGGTCTCGAACCTCCACATCCGAAGGCGCATGGACCTGAACCATGCGCGTCTACCAATTTCGCCATTTGGGCTATACTACGAAAAGTAGATTTTAACGTAAGAGAATCAAGAATTAATCTAAGAAGTAATCTAATAGGAACAATAAGCCTTGGCTCATAAAAAAACACCGCGAAACTCAAAAAGACTAGCGGATCCGCATGCTCAACGAGAGTCTGCAAATTACGAAAATCCATTACCTAGTCGCGAGTTTATTCTCCAAATGATGGCAGATCAGGGCGTGCCTTTGCACGTTGAAGATTTATACGAACTGCTTGAGATTGGTGAGGATGAAAAAGAAATATTTAACCGTCGCCTCAATGCGATGGAGCGTGAAGGGCAAATTATGCGTAACCGCAAAAATGTCCTATGTATCGCTGAAAAGCTCCATTTGATCGCAGGCAAGATTCAAGGCCATGCGGATGGCTTTGGTTTTTTAATCCCTGATAATGGTGGTGATGATTTGTTCTTGTCGCCTCGTGAAATGGCGCAAGTCATGCACGGTGATCGTGCCATGGTGCGTCAATCTGGCTTTGACCGAAAAGGCCGTCCAGAGGGTAAGATTGTTGAGGTGCTTGAGCGCGCGACTAAAAAACTAGTCGGCCGTTTAATTCGAGAGCAAGGCGTCACCTTGGTTGCGGCAGAAGATAAACGTATCAATCAAGATATTTTAGTGCCACCAGGTCAAGATATGCAGGCGAAAGCTGGGCAGGTGGTGATGGTTGAGTTGATTGAGCAGCCATCCGCTTATGCTAAGCCGATAGGTAAGGTGGTAGAGGTTCTTGGTAATTATGCGGACTCTGGCATGGAGATTGAGATTGCGCTGCGTAAGCATCAATTGCCACACGAGTTTAATCCTGCCTCGGTAAAGCAAGCTGAAGACTATCCTCGTTTTGTTCAGCCGCAGGATTACAAAGGGCGTATTGATTTGCGTGAGATGGCGCTCATCACCATTGATGGTGAAACTGCGCGTGACTTTGATGACGCGGTATTTTGTGAGCCACAAGGCAAAGGCTGGCGCGTTGTCGTGGCGATTGCCGATGTGAGTTTTTATGTGAAACCTGGCGATGCATTAGATAAAGATGCTTACGACAGGGGTAATTCTGTTTATTTCCCACGCCGCGTGATTCCAATGTTGCCAGAGGCTTTGTCTAATGGCCTTTGCTCGCTTAACCCAGATGTTGAGCGTTTATGTATGGTTTGCGATATGCAAGTGGATGGCACTGGTGTCGTCAAACGTTATCAATTCTATCCTTCAGTCATGCGCTCAAAAGCCCGCATGACTTACACCAAAGTACATGAAATCTTGACCCAACCTGATGGTGAATTGGCCAAAGAGTATGCTTGGTTAGTGCCGCATTTAGAGAACTTAAATAGCTTTTATAAGCTGTCATTGGCTGTGCGTGAAAAGCGTGGGGCTATTGAGTTTGATAGCCAAGAAACGCTGATGGTGTTTAACGAGAATGGCAAAATTGATCGTATTGAGCCTACTTCACGTAATGATGCACATCGTTTAATTGAAGAGTGTATGTTGGTGGCTAACGTTTGTGCGGCAGATTTCTTAAAGACCCATGAGCATCCAGCGCTTTACCGTATTCACGAAGGTCCAACCCCTGAGAAACTTGAAGCTTTGCGCACCTTTATGGGAGAGTTTGGCTTTGGCGTGGGTGGCGGTGATACACCCCACGCAAAGGACTACGGCAAGCTATTGGCCCGCATTAAAGGTCGTCCTGATGAACAGTTACTGCAAACCGTGTTGCTACGCTCTATGCAACAAGCGGTTTATAGCCCTGACAATGTCGGTCACTTCGGCTTGGCTTATGAGGCTTATGCCCACTTTACGTCACCCATTCGTCGTTACCCAGATTTGATTATTCATCGTGCGATTAAAGCGGTACTTAAAGGTGAGCGTTATCAAGGTGGCGACTTTCATCAACTAGGTCAACATTGCTCGATGACCGAGCGTCGTGCCGACGATGCCACACGTGACGTGCAAGCTTGGCTCAAATGCTTCTATATGCAAGATAAGATTGGCGAAGACTACGATGGTACTGTGGCTGGCGTAACCAGCTTTGGCTTATTTGTTGCGCTTGATGGTGTTTATGTCGAAGGCTTGTTGCATGTCACCGAGCTAGGTAACGACTATTTTAATTTTGATAAAGCACGCCATGAGATGGCGGGCGAGCGGACAGGGGTTAAATACCGATTAGGTGACCGATTGCGCGTTAAAGTAAGTCGGGTTGACCTAGAAACATCGCGTATTGACTTTGTTTTAGCCGATACTAATAAACTCACGCCGATTAGCGAGGAAGACTCAATCTTGCCTGAGCGTTACCGAAGCAAAGGTGGCGATAAAAAAGCCACGGCAAAGGTTGAAGTTAAACAGCCGGAAAGAAAAACCTTAAAGGTGACTGCGCCTTGGGATAAAAACAGCCCACCAAAATCTAGCCGTGCTAAAAATGCTAATACCAACAAAAATCGCAGCCACAAGGCTGGTAGCACTTCATCTAAGCCGAATGTAGGATCAAAAGCGCGTCCTGCAAAGTCCGCACCAAGAAAAGCAAAGTAAGTGAAGCGTAAGTAAAAAACAATTGAGAAAGTAAAGGTTTTGAGTAATGAGTGATGCAAGAATTTTATTTGGTTTCCACGCCGTATTAAGTCGTCTTCGTCAACATGGTGCCAGCGTTCAAGAGATTTTGATTGACCGTGACCGTATTGATGCCCGCATGAAGGATTTGTTAAGTCTTGCTGAACAAGCTAATGTTCGCACAATGGAGGTGGATAGGGCGCGTTTAGACGGTCTTGCTGGCATGAATGGCCGCCACCAAGGGGTGATTGCGCGCGTGGTTGATACGCCAATTCCCTATAAAGATATTTACGACATTTTGGAATCTGGCCTAAAGGAGCCGCCATTCTTTTTAATCTTAGATGGTGTCGAAGATCCACATAATCTAGGGGCCTGCTTGCGTGTGGCAGATGCCATGGGTGTTCATGCGGTCATCGCGCCTAAAGATAGGGCAGTTGGCTTGAACGCAACTGTCCGTAAGGTGGCTTGTGGTGCAGCTGAAACGGTTCCATTTTTGGCGGTGACTAACTTAGCTCGCACGATACGCGAGCTTCAAGATGCTGGCGTGTTTGTAATTGGGGCTTCAGCAGAGGCTGAGCATGATTTGCTCGCTACAAAATTCGATGGCCCTGTGGCGTTGGTATTGGGCGCTGAAGGTACAGGTTTACGTCGATTAACTGAAGAAACGTGTGATTCTTTAGTCAGTATTCCAATGTTTGGCAGTGTGGAAAGCCTGAATGTTTCTGTGGCGAGTGGAATTTGTCTTTACGAAGTGCGTCGCCAACGAAGCCTGAAGTAACTTAATCTTGCTGTTTTAGCTTTATTAAAGACCCTTAAAATGTTATTTTAGCGGTCTTTATGCTTTATAGATTTGCAACCCATTTTTCTTTCTAAATCGCGGTTGGATTTAGAGTTTTTTTGTTGTTTTGTAGTGTTATTTTATTGGAGTAATTATGGCTTTAGAACGTACTTTATCTATCATCAAACCTGACGCAGTTGCTAAAAACGTGATTGGTCAAATCTACACACGTTTTGAAAACGCTGGTTTGAAAATCGTTGCAGCTAAAATGGCGCAATTATCACAAGCTGAAGCTGAAGGCTTCTACGCTGTTCACAAAGAGCGTCCTTTCTTTGCTGACTTGGTTAAATTCATGATTTCAGGTCCAGTGATGATTCAAGCGCTTGAAGGCGAAGGCGCTGTATTGAAAAACCGTGATTTGATGGGCGCAACTAACCCTAAAGATGCAGCTGCTGGCACTATCCGTGCTGACTTTGCTGAAAGCATTGATGCTAACGCTGTTCACGGTTCTGACTCTGCTGAAAATGCAGCCATCGAAATCGCTTACTTCTTCGGTAAGTAATTGTAGTTCATGATTAATCTGCTCGATTTTAACCAAGCGCAACTCGCCGAATACTTTGTAGGATTGGGTGAGAAGCCTTTTCGCGCTAAACAATTGATGCGCTGGATGCATCACTTTGGCGTGAATGATTTTGAGCAGATGACTGATATTGCTAAATCTCTCCGTGAGAAATTAGCCGCCACGACCACCATCGCCCCTCCCAACGTTCAACTTGAGCAGATTTCCAATGATGGAACGCGCAAGTGGTTGGTGGGTGCTGGTACTGGCAACGGTGTTGAAACCGTGTTTATTCCAGAAGACGATAGAGGTACATTGTGTATTTCATCGCAAGTCGGTTGTGCCCTTGAATGTACGTTTTGTTCAACCGGTCGCCAAGGATTTAACCGTAATCTGAGTGTTTCTGAGATTATTGGTCAGCTGTGGTTAGCCAACCATTCGCTTAGACAAGACCCTGATTACGGCATGCTCCCAATGAGCGAGCGCATTATCAGTAATGTCGTGATGATGGGTATGGGTGAGCCACTCACGAATTACGATAACGTCGTGACCGCTATGCAAATCATGTTGGATGACTCTGCTTATGGATTGAGTCGCCGCCGCGTAACCTTATCCACGAGTGGTGTAGTGCCAGCCATGGATAGATTGAAAGAAGATTGCCCTGTGGCATTGGCGGTTTCATTGCATGCGCCTAATGATGCATTACGCGATGTGATTGTGCCGATTAATAAAAAATATCCCCTTAAAGAGCTGATGGCTGCTTGCCAGCGCTATTTAGTCAAGGCGCCACGAGATTTTGTGACCTTTGAATATGTCATGCTTGATGGCGTGAACGACAGCTTTGATCATGCTAAAGAATTGATCAACCTAGTCAAAGATGTGCCATGTAAATTCAATTTAATTCCATTTAACCCATTCCCTAATAGCGGTTACGATACGTCACGACCAGATGATATTCGCCGCTTTAGAGATGTTTTAATGCAGGCTGGACATATCGTCACGACACGCAAGACGCGTGGAGATGACATTGATGCTGCTTGTGGTCAATTGGCAGGACAAGTCCAAGACAAAACCAAAAGAACAACGCGCCCGATTGTTTTGGAGCGAAGCTGATGCGTCAATTATTGATCTTGTTAGTATTGTTACTCAGCGCATGTGCCAATCAATCTGCCATGCGTTTGTCCGCGATTGATGGTAATAAACAAGATAGTGCACGTATTCATGCTGAACTTGGTTCAGGCTATTATCAGCAGGGGCAGATGGCGGTGGCGCTTAATGAATTTATTAAGTCAACTGAATTTGATCCTAATTATTCTCCTGGATACAATGGGTTGGCGATGACTTATGCAGCAATAAATGAAGATGATAAGGCGGAACTGAATTTCAAAAAAGCGATTGCTTTAGATGTTAAAAGCGCTGAGGCACATAACAATTACGGTTCATTTCTTTGTTCGCGTAATCGGATTGATGCGTCGATTCATCACTTTCAAGAGGCTGTTAAAAGTCCCCTATACACAACGCCTTTTATTGCCTATACCAATGCAGGATATTGTTCTCTTAAAAAATCTGACTTATTAGGTGCTGAGCGTTTTTTTAGTTTGGCGTTGCAATACCAACCTCTGTTGCACAATACCGCTTATCAATTAGCTAAACTCTACTTTGATCGTCAACAATACGGATTGGCCCAGCAAACCCTTTTCAATGCTATGGCCAACAATCCTAACCCTGATATGTTGTGGCTTGGCATAAGGATTGAACATCAGCTGGGAAATCAAGATGTCGAGTCAAGCTATGTAACGGAGTTGAAAAGCAAATTTCCTGATTCACCACAAACAAAACTTTTACTTTCTCGAGGTAAATGATGGATCAACCGTTCACAACTGAATTGTTAAATCAATCGGTAATCGGTGCAGCTTTGCGTGAGGCAAGAGAGTCACAAAGCCTGAGCATTGATGATGTTCGTGCGAGATTACATTTAAGCGACAGGCAAATTATCGCCTTGGAAACTGACGACTTTAATCAGTTTGGTAGCGCTATGCTTGTTCGCGGATTTATTAAGTCCTACGCACAATTTTTATCTTTGAATCCTGAGCCATTATTAGATGCATATCGGGAACAATATCCACAAGATGAAATTCAATCAATTGAATATAAATCCCCCTATATTAATCGTCCACAATCGTCTGGACTCGGAAAATTTTTAACCTTAATGCTTGGTTTGTTTACTATTTCGGCTTCATTGGCTTGGGTAGGTTACAAAGTCTGGGTTTATCAACAAACAACAAACTTAGCGATCGCTTCTGAACCCACCTCAGCGATGAATAAAGATGCTTTAACTCAAGCCTTACCTGACGATGGCCTAACAGTTGATCGTCATGAAATCTCAGCAAGTGCTGGGGCGATAGTGACCGATATTGAGCTTCCAAAGTCGAATGAGCCCAAATTGACTCAGGGAGCACAGCTAAACCCTGTGATGCCAGAGATAAAGAAAACAACAGACAAAGGCTTGGATTTAAGTCGCTCTCTTGAAACAACAAATTCTGAGGCAGCCAATATTTCGCCAGTGAAACCGCCTGTCGAAAGTGGCAAAGTAAGGGTTAGACTTGTTCTTACTGGCTCATCTTGGATTGGTGTGCAAGATAAAACAGGACGTACCGTTTTTAGTAAATTAGCTAAAGCAGGTACAGAGGAGTTCGTCGAGGGCATTCCTCCCCTGAAGTTTCATATCGGTAATGCGAGTGCTACCCAAGTGATTTTTAATGGTGAAACCATAGACTTAACAGCGACTACTTTCAACAATATGGCGCGCATTACACTGGGCGATCAATAATGAGCAATCCTTCCTCCTTGATCTCACGCCGTTCTTGCCAACAAGTGTTGGTCGGGAACGTCGCCGTTGGTGGCAATGCATCCGTGGTTGTGCAGTCAATGACCAACACAGATACTGCCGATGCTGAAGCGACTATTAAGCAAGTGGTGGAGTTGTGGCAGGCTGGATCAGAGATCGTTCGCATTACCGTCAACTCACCCGAAGCTGCAGCCCAAGTCGGTAAGATTCGTAAGCAGCTAGATGCGTTAGGCTGCCCAGTGCCGCTAGTGGGGGATTTTCATTACAACGGCCACAAGCTACTGAATGACTATCCTGAGTGTGCGATTGCGTTAGCAAAGTATCGTATCAATCCTGGTAATGTTGGGAAGGGTAGTAAGCGTGATGATCAGTTTTCAGCCATGATAGAAACAGCGATTAAATACCATAAGCCTGTGCGTATTGGTGTGAATTGGGGTAGCTTAGACCAAGAAAAAATGGCGCGCATGATGGATAAAAATGCGCAGTTAGCACAGCCATTATCATCAGAAGCGTTGATGCGCGAAGCGCTCATTCAATCGGCCTTGGAAAGTGCTCAGCATGCGGAAGAGATTGGTTTGGCGCACGATCAAATTATCATTTCTTGCAAGGTCAGTGATGTGCAAGATTTGGTTTTAGTGTATCGAGATTTAGCTAAGCGGTGCGATTATCCACTGCATCTTGGGCTTACTGAGGCTGGCATGGGGTCTAAAGGAATTGTCGCCTCAACAGCGGCCTTATCTTTGCTTTTACAAGAGGGGATCGGTGACACCATTCGTATTAGCCTAACTCCCGAACCTGGAGAGTCTCGCACTAAAGAGGTGATTGTTGCGCAAGAGATTTTGCAAACAATGGGCATACGCTCATTTACCCCACTTGTGACTGCGTGTCCTGGATGTGGAAGAACGACGTCCACTTACTTTCAAGAGTTAGCCCAAGATATTCAGCGTTACCTCCGAGAACAAATGCCAGTGTGGCGCAAACAATATCCTGGTGTTGAATCGATGAGTGTTGCTGTGATGGGCTGTGTCGTTAATGGGCCAGGTGAATCAAAACTAGCTAATATTGGGATTAGTTTGCCAGGGACAGGTGAAGTGCCTGTAGCGCCAGTATTTGTAGACGGAGAAAAAACCGTGACGCTTAAAGGCGATGCCATTGCGCAAGAATTTCAATCTATCGTCGAGCATTATGTTGCAAAGAACTATGCAGAAGGTGGCAAGTTACGTAGCCAATCTACAAAAATACCAATTCAATCAAT from Candidatus Methylopumilus turicensis encodes the following:
- a CDS encoding LexA family protein, which gives rise to MNPLNFISSYNRKHTNNVAEIYTRASNKSAYIPLYNQVASASVTSPMRIEARLSADELLVKNPMATYFVRVKGDSMLNAGITDGDVVIVDRSLEPSMGHIVLAEVDGEFTVKYLAQQQLLPGNINCEAINFADAERIAIIGVVTGSMRRFV
- the rnr gene encoding ribonuclease R — its product is MMADQGVPLHVEDLYELLEIGEDEKEIFNRRLNAMEREGQIMRNRKNVLCIAEKLHLIAGKIQGHADGFGFLIPDNGGDDLFLSPREMAQVMHGDRAMVRQSGFDRKGRPEGKIVEVLERATKKLVGRLIREQGVTLVAAEDKRINQDILVPPGQDMQAKAGQVVMVELIEQPSAYAKPIGKVVEVLGNYADSGMEIEIALRKHQLPHEFNPASVKQAEDYPRFVQPQDYKGRIDLREMALITIDGETARDFDDAVFCEPQGKGWRVVVAIADVSFYVKPGDALDKDAYDRGNSVYFPRRVIPMLPEALSNGLCSLNPDVERLCMVCDMQVDGTGVVKRYQFYPSVMRSKARMTYTKVHEILTQPDGELAKEYAWLVPHLENLNSFYKLSLAVREKRGAIEFDSQETLMVFNENGKIDRIEPTSRNDAHRLIEECMLVANVCAADFLKTHEHPALYRIHEGPTPEKLEALRTFMGEFGFGVGGGDTPHAKDYGKLLARIKGRPDEQLLQTVLLRSMQQAVYSPDNVGHFGLAYEAYAHFTSPIRRYPDLIIHRAIKAVLKGERYQGGDFHQLGQHCSMTERRADDATRDVQAWLKCFYMQDKIGEDYDGTVAGVTSFGLFVALDGVYVEGLLHVTELGNDYFNFDKARHEMAGERTGVKYRLGDRLRVKVSRVDLETSRIDFVLADTNKLTPISEEDSILPERYRSKGGDKKATAKVEVKQPERKTLKVTAPWDKNSPPKSSRAKNANTNKNRSHKAGSTSSKPNVGSKARPAKSAPRKAK
- the rlmB gene encoding 23S rRNA (guanosine(2251)-2'-O)-methyltransferase RlmB, whose protein sequence is MSDARILFGFHAVLSRLRQHGASVQEILIDRDRIDARMKDLLSLAEQANVRTMEVDRARLDGLAGMNGRHQGVIARVVDTPIPYKDIYDILESGLKEPPFFLILDGVEDPHNLGACLRVADAMGVHAVIAPKDRAVGLNATVRKVACGAAETVPFLAVTNLARTIRELQDAGVFVIGASAEAEHDLLATKFDGPVALVLGAEGTGLRRLTEETCDSLVSIPMFGSVESLNVSVASGICLYEVRRQRSLK
- the ndk gene encoding nucleoside-diphosphate kinase, whose translation is MALERTLSIIKPDAVAKNVIGQIYTRFENAGLKIVAAKMAQLSQAEAEGFYAVHKERPFFADLVKFMISGPVMIQALEGEGAVLKNRDLMGATNPKDAAAGTIRADFAESIDANAVHGSDSAENAAIEIAYFFGK
- the rlmN gene encoding 23S rRNA (adenine(2503)-C(2))-methyltransferase RlmN, with product MINLLDFNQAQLAEYFVGLGEKPFRAKQLMRWMHHFGVNDFEQMTDIAKSLREKLAATTTIAPPNVQLEQISNDGTRKWLVGAGTGNGVETVFIPEDDRGTLCISSQVGCALECTFCSTGRQGFNRNLSVSEIIGQLWLANHSLRQDPDYGMLPMSERIISNVVMMGMGEPLTNYDNVVTAMQIMLDDSAYGLSRRRVTLSTSGVVPAMDRLKEDCPVALAVSLHAPNDALRDVIVPINKKYPLKELMAACQRYLVKAPRDFVTFEYVMLDGVNDSFDHAKELINLVKDVPCKFNLIPFNPFPNSGYDTSRPDDIRRFRDVLMQAGHIVTTRKTRGDDIDAACGQLAGQVQDKTKRTTRPIVLERS
- the pilW gene encoding type IV pilus biogenesis/stability protein PilW, encoding MRQLLILLVLLLSACANQSAMRLSAIDGNKQDSARIHAELGSGYYQQGQMAVALNEFIKSTEFDPNYSPGYNGLAMTYAAINEDDKAELNFKKAIALDVKSAEAHNNYGSFLCSRNRIDASIHHFQEAVKSPLYTTPFIAYTNAGYCSLKKSDLLGAERFFSLALQYQPLLHNTAYQLAKLYFDRQQYGLAQQTLFNAMANNPNPDMLWLGIRIEHQLGNQDVESSYVTELKSKFPDSPQTKLLLSRGK
- a CDS encoding helix-turn-helix domain-containing protein, with translation MMDQPFTTELLNQSVIGAALREARESQSLSIDDVRARLHLSDRQIIALETDDFNQFGSAMLVRGFIKSYAQFLSLNPEPLLDAYREQYPQDEIQSIEYKSPYINRPQSSGLGKFLTLMLGLFTISASLAWVGYKVWVYQQTTNLAIASEPTSAMNKDALTQALPDDGLTVDRHEISASAGAIVTDIELPKSNEPKLTQGAQLNPVMPEIKKTTDKGLDLSRSLETTNSEAANISPVKPPVESGKVRVRLVLTGSSWIGVQDKTGRTVFSKLAKAGTEEFVEGIPPLKFHIGNASATQVIFNGETIDLTATTFNNMARITLGDQ
- the ispG gene encoding flavodoxin-dependent (E)-4-hydroxy-3-methylbut-2-enyl-diphosphate synthase, translating into MSNPSSLISRRSCQQVLVGNVAVGGNASVVVQSMTNTDTADAEATIKQVVELWQAGSEIVRITVNSPEAAAQVGKIRKQLDALGCPVPLVGDFHYNGHKLLNDYPECAIALAKYRINPGNVGKGSKRDDQFSAMIETAIKYHKPVRIGVNWGSLDQEKMARMMDKNAQLAQPLSSEALMREALIQSALESAQHAEEIGLAHDQIIISCKVSDVQDLVLVYRDLAKRCDYPLHLGLTEAGMGSKGIVASTAALSLLLQEGIGDTIRISLTPEPGESRTKEVIVAQEILQTMGIRSFTPLVTACPGCGRTTSTYFQELAQDIQRYLREQMPVWRKQYPGVESMSVAVMGCVVNGPGESKLANIGISLPGTGEVPVAPVFVDGEKTVTLKGDAIAQEFQSIVEHYVAKNYAEGGKLRSQSTKIPIQSIPIQSI